Genomic window (Lutra lutra chromosome 17, mLutLut1.2, whole genome shotgun sequence):
CTGAGTTTCCTTGTGCAGATCCGTGACCCTGTTGGGAGCTGAcacatggggacagaagctcaaGGGGCTGTATCGCCACGGACCCTCCATCCCGAGCCTGCTCACCTCCCCTGATTGCTCAGTCATCAGACGAGTCCACTTCCTAGGAAGTGTGAACCACAGAAAAGAGGCCAGGTGGGGACCAAGATCCCCCACGGCCTCTCTGCCCTGAGTCTACAGGCCTGGGTCCCACCCATCACCTTTCTCAACACTGTCTTCCCAAGGAACAGCTTGATCAGGGCCCTTCCTTACTTCTGGACACTCCTTTCTAGACAGAGCTGTTGATCTCAGTCTTCTTAGCCCAAATGGCCGAAGGCTAAAAGTTGCAGGTTCCGTCTACCCACAGTGAACCTAGTCCTGGCATAATCCTGGTTCCCGTCTCACACTTGGGGCCCGCCATGTATAGGCTGAGAGGCGGGTCCCTTTGGGTCCAGCCAATACAGTGGGACGAGGTGTGCACTTCTCCTCTTTTGCCTTTGTTGGTTCCCGAGGGGTGGTGCTGGGTGGTCAGgggctctcttcctccccaaagaCAGCCTCGTAATTAGAAATCCCTGGCTGCTGAGGACAGACTCCTCCTAGAAGCAGACCTACAAGCTCAAGGTCCAGTGACACTAGGTGGGGTCGCTAAAGTCTCCCCAGTCCTCTCCTTCCCACATCTCCATAGTACTGGGTCTGTCTAGAGCCAGCCTGAGTCTCACCAGTGGCTTCCGTGAGTGTCCTGTTGTCACTGCTGACCCCATTCCTCTCCGCCTGGACAGTGAAGGTGTACAAGCTCCCAGCTTCCAGCTGCTCCACTGTGATCCTCGTATCCGAGGTGTTAGAGACCCTGGTTTCCTGAGTGTTAATGGCCATAATGCCCTCCATGACCCACGAGACCCGGTAGGTGTAGGAAGGACGATCTGGGCCCATGGGAGCTGTCCAGCTCAAGGTGATGGAGCTGTTGGTCCGGTTCTGCATCCTGAGACTTGTCACTACATTGGGAACtggcagaaggagcagagagacagagttCCCAATCCCTGGTCCACAAGAGCCAGATCACAGCCTCCCTGTGCAGCCAGACTTGTCAAGGAGCACTTCCTAGACATGGGACCTAGGGAGGGTAGGACACCTGTAGCCCTAAGCTCAGCGGCAACCTCTGGAAAGGCCTGTCCCCAGGAATGGCCACAACTCTCCTGCCAACTCAGGGTTTGGGTCTGGTTCAGTGAGCTCACAGAGACGATGGCTGGACCCCAGAACCCAGAGGAGATGCCATCTTGACCCGTTCTTAATCTCTCATCAAGACAGAGAGTGGGCGCTGATGCTTGTCCTCTGCGGAGCTGCTGAGGCTCTATCCGGAGCAAGGCACTGCATTCCTTTCTGCCCACGCAGAGATTTTGTACAAGGCCTCAATTTGGGGTCCCTCCACTGTGAAACTGAAGTCAGCTGAGTGTCGGGTCGcagttctgtctctctctccagtcCACTGGACCCAGCGCGCATCGTCCTGAAGGCCAGGGCCAGAGGCACCTCCCAGATCAGGGTGAGGGAGCTGATGGTCTGAGCCCCACCTTCAAGACTGTGACACATCTGGGGGCCAGGAGAAGACTCAGGGGGCTGGAGTGTCCACATTCCACACCCCTAATCCCCCCAGGGCCGGGGCCACATGCCTGTGCTCCCTACACAGCCCTGGCTGCTAAGTCTTATGGTCTGCATAAGGGATCCTAGACACTGAATGGTCCCAGCTCGGAACCTGGGATGTCCTTTCTTCATCTCCTGCTCCACAAGACCCAAGGAGATGAGCGCTAGTGTCTGCTCCACTGTCCCGTCAGCTCTCCAAACCGACCTGCCCCCCAACCAAGAATTGGAGCGGTGGCTGCCCCTCACCCGTGCTGCCGTTGCAAGTCACCTCCGAGCTGCGGATTCCATTTAGCTCCACCCACACGGTAAACTGGTACCAGGACCCGGGCTGCAGTCCGTCCACTAGGACGCTGGTGTTGGTCGTGCTTTTGTTCCCATCTGGGCCGGCACCCTCCCACTCGATCCTGTACAGGTAGTGCTGAGAGGCCATGCCATCCGGTTCTGTCCAGTTCAGGGTGATGGAGCTGTTGGTCTGGTCCTTCATGCTCAGGTTTCTGACGGGCTTGGGGACTGAGATTGGGGAAGGAGAGCCCAGTGTGAGCCGGGAGCAGCACTGTCCCTTCCACTAGCCCCAGCTCTTTCCCTGAGTCCAGGGAGGGCCACATCCATCAACACCCGTCATAGATCACCCTGCCCTCCCTGAGACCACCCCCCCTACCAGATCTCAGGGGGATTCAGTGTACCCTCCCTTCCATGTAAGGATACACTCAGCAGGGGTCACTCACCATTCGCCCAGGACCCTGTCCAGCTGCACAAGCCCTGGGGAGAACCCAGACGCAAGAGTCAGATTCAGAGCCTCATCTCCATGACCCAGGGGAGACTGTGGTGCTGGGAGGGCCCAGTCAGTGACTCTCCCGTGCTCTGTCCTCACCCTGAGCATCTCTGCACCTGAGGGAGACGGGGGACACTGGGAGTTGTCTCCACCCCCAGACTCGGCTCTAACAAAGGTCACCCCAATGACCCTCTGTCTTTTCTGGGTCCATATGTGTTGGGGTCAGAAAGAGGAGCGTGGCAGGGGCGGGGCTCGGGGAAGCCCGGAGCTGGGGTCAGCTCTACCCATAAGGTCACACAGACATATACCCAATAGGTTACACTTCCTGAAAAATACCACCTTGGAAGACTCCAGGCAGAGAGCATTCAACAGGGTGAGAAATGGAGAAGATACAGAGGttgggagccaggagccagacacCTGATCTGAGGGAAGAGGGAACTAGGGgatctggactcctgggtctgagggaggaggggctgggggtctggacacctgggtctgagggaggaggggctgggggtctggactcctgggtctgagggatgAGAGGGCTggggggtctggactcctgggtctgagggaggagagggctgggggggtctggactcctgggtctgagggaggagggactgAGGGCCTAGACTACACGGTCTGAGGGAGAGGTGGGTTGGGGTCTGGAcacctgggtctgagggaggaggggctggggttctggactcctgggtctgagggatgAGAGGGCTggggggtctggactcctgggtctgagggaggagagggctgggggggtctggactcctgggtaTGAGGGAGGAGGGACTGAGGGCCTAGACTAtagggtctgagggaggagggagttggggtctggactcctgggtctgagggaggaggggctggggttctggactcctgggtctgagggaggagggggctgggggtctggactcctgggtctgagggaggagggggctgggggtctggactcctgggtctgagggaggagggggctgggggtctggactcctgagtctgagggaggaaggggctagGAGTCTGGATTCTTGGGTCCGagggaggagggcacttgtggccaggactcctgggtctgagggaagaGTCATCTAGGGCTCTGGACTTCTGGGTctgaaggaggaggagctgggtgtCTGGACTcttgggtctgagggaggagtgGCTGGGTGTCTGGACttctgggtctgagggaggaggggctgggggtctggactcctggtcTGAGGGAAGAGGGAACTAGGGGGTCTGGACttctgggtctgagggaggagggggctgggggtctggactcctgagtctgagggaggagggggctgggggtctggactcctgagtctgagggaggaaggggctagGAGTCTGGATTCTTGGGTCCGagggaggagggcacttgtggccaggactcctgggtctgagggaagaGTCATCTGGGGCTCTGGACTTCTGGGTCTgatggaggaggggctgggggtctggactcctggtcTGAGGGAAGAGGGAACTAGGGGGTCTGgattcctgggtctgagggaggaggggctcggggtctggactcctgggtctgagagaggaggggctgggggtctggactcctgggtctgagggaggagggactgAGGGCCTAGACTACAGGATCTGAGGCAGTAGGGgcctgggggtctggactcctgggtctgagggaggaaggggctagGAGTCTGGATTCTTGGGTCCGagggaggagggcacttgtggccaggactcctgggtctgagggaagaGTCATCTGGGGCTCTGGACTTCTGGGTctgaaggaggaggagctgggtgtCTGGACTcttgggtctgagggaggaggggctgggggtctggactcctgggtcttaGGGAGGATGGCACCAGTGGCCGGGACTCCTGGGTCTTTGTGAGCAAACCTGAGTTTGCCAGAAAGCAGAGTTCCTTCTCCCAGTGGATGATCTGTTGTGAGAGCGCAGGTGTGTCTGACAATCCACAggccttcttccttctccaggcGACCTTCAGCCCCTACTCCCTCGGGACctagccccccacccctgtctgtAAGGACTCACCAGCAGCACCAGGCTCCCCCAGGCCTCAAGGCTGCCTCTGGTCCTCTTCATTTCTCCTGTCACTGGTCACTGCCGATGGACTCAGATGCCCTGGCCCCGACCTATCACCTGCTGGACTTTAATCGCAAGAATTTCCCCTTTCTGAGCTGCACGATGAGGCCACAGACCAGGgcgggaagggaggaggaggaagtggaggctcccagccccgcccccaggcctCAGCTCTGGTCCTGGGCCTGGACGCCCCTGCTTCCCCGGCCATGGGGTCTCCCCTCCAGCTCCTGCCTTGCCTTACACTTTCCCACGAAAATGGCCTGGATAAGGGGCTGTTCCCCACTGCTGTGTGAATGCACAGCACAGGTCCTGGGCggtcagagctgaaggcagccccagGAGAGAAACACCCCCTGCTCTGTGTCTCAAGGGCGGCAGGCTGGGTCTAAACCCATGGGCTGCTGTGGGCTCTGCCCATGGACCCAGGCCTTGTCACCTCTCCCTGTCTCCACACACCCAGCAGCCCTCCCTAAATGAGCCAAGTtcactcctgcctgcctcccgGCCTTTGCATATGTGGCTCCCCGCCAGGCACACCTTTCCATCTTCCTCCCCAAGGAAGGACCTCATTCCCACTCCTCCCCTGGGACGCGGTCCGACAGGGACTACACTGGGGTGGACGCCTTTTTAGCCCCGGAAGACTCTGGGCTGTATCTGTCACACACACCAGATGGTCACTGCTTATGCACCTTGCCCATTCTACCTGTGACCTTGACCGTGTGGCTTCAACGCCCAGTGACTCAGATTcaccagaagggaaaaaaaaaaaaaaggctacaacCCCTTATAAATATGCTGTGAATAACAGATGAGTTTGTACATACAAAATCTTAGAATGAGGACTTTTAAAACCCTTGAATCATCGCCCCGTCCCTCAGACCTCCAGTGTCCGGACGGGCTTCTTGGGGTATTTTGGGGACTTACTTATATGCACACGTGGCTTCCTTCGCTTCACGAGCAGTATGAGAGCAAGAACACGAGTCTTGGGGTCACACgcccacctctgcctccctcccactaACTGCTCGTGGGACCTTCCACTCACCCAAaccctctgtgtctctgtcttcatGGTTTTCAAATGGAATCGGAGACGCTGTCTACAGATGGAGAGCGGCTGACTGCTTTTGGCCTGTTCTGGGGTCACAGGCATCGCCGGGTCCCCTATATGGTAAAAGCCCGCCCTTTCTCCATCCCAGTGACAAGTACGACCCACCTCAAGGAGCCGTCGTGAGTTATAGCGAGGGGATGCGTACGCGTGGGCGAACCACGGCTAAGCCCCAAACACCCCCAACCAGAGGGCCGTAGACAACCATGAACACATCCTCTCTCCCGAGTTCTGTGTGCGAGGGTCGAGCGGCGACCCGGCTGGGCAGTTCTGGCTCGGGAAGAGGATTCCAGGATGTCGGTGGGGGCTGCAGGGTCCGAAGGCTTCCGGCCACAGCTGGGGGACTGCCTTGCAGGAGGGTTCGCGGGCGCGGCTGCTGGTGGGAGGCCTCGGGTCTTCACCTCATGCATCACACACGGGGCATCTGGGCGCCCACCCAGCACGCTCCCAGCTGTCCCCGGAGTGAATGGTccgagagagagaacaagacGGAAGGCACACACCATTGCTGCTGGGACATCCTACTCGTTAAGCCACCAGCCTCTCTCATGTGGGAGGGACCACACAGGAGCCTGAAAGCCGGGACGCGTGGACCACGGGGGTCATGTCGGATGCAGGCCACAGCCCCACTATGCCCACACAGTGGTCATGTTGTAGGCGAGGCCTTATCTACCACTTTCTGTCCCATGTGTGACAAAGTGGGAAGCAGGGACAGGCGGCTAATAACGCTCTGTCACTCGCTCTGGGAGCCTCTCCGGGCTTCGACACCATCCCcacccagaggaggaagagggactcGATGTTGAGTCCCTGGCCTCTCATCGGCCTGTTTCTTCTGTGAGGAGACTGATGACAAAGGTGTCCCCAGGGTACCCAGTACATTTGCACCTTCCCCATTTCCAGTGACCATGGCCTTGGCAGTGGGGTTCAGCTAGCTCTTCATTCCGTGCTCCCATCCCCATGGGGCTCTGCTCACCTGTGTTCGTGGTGGCAGGTCACAGAGGCAGACGGGGCCCTCATTCCATCCCAGATGTCGTTACAATGGCTGGGTAGGACTGGGCCGGCCAGAGACCCCACACAGACACCCTCTTCCTGCAGGACGACCTGTTCTGAGAGTCCTGCTGTCCACCCACCTGCAACTCAAAGGCCTCATAGCCTCCCTGGGGGCAGGACCAGGTCAAGACGACCCCGTGACCCCCAGAGGTGCTCATGCAGGAGGTGATGGTGACCGGGCtcggggctgggaggagaggacaggaggagtCAGTAGGAGCCACACGAGGGGGctttccacccctcccccgaCTTCCCACCTGTGGTGCCAATTCTCTGAGAACTAGCCCATCCTTTCCTTCCCAGAACCAAAATCCCTCCCTCATGTCTCATAGTCTGTCCTCCCCAAAGGGACACACAACAGACCCTTCAAACTACAACTCCCATGAGCCCTGCACGCTCTGTATCACTTCAGCTTATGAAGCCATGACCCCATGATCTGAAGGGATTTGGAATCCACTCACCTCTGGTCTATGGATCTCTGCCCCCAGGTCTGACTTAGGTCCCCACCAAGTAGAAGGGGGCCCATCTCACCTGTGGATTCAAGGAGGCCCTGTGCAGAACTGGCCATGTTGCTCCTCTCTGCCCACACACTGAAGTTGTAGAGTCCTGGGTTCCAGGGCCTGAACCTCATAGTAGTTGTGATTGGTCTCTCCTGTCTGGTTGGCCTGATATCCTCGGGGGTCATGGTCTCCTTGGGGATGTCCCCCAGCGGCCCACTGGACCCAGTATGTGTAGGCCTGAGAGTGGGGGTCTGTGGGGGCCTTCCACCACAGGGTGATGGAGCTGCTGGTCTGAGCTTCCTTGTGCAGATCCGTGATGCTGTTGGGAGCTGCCAAGTGAGTAGCTTCTTCCGAAGCCGGGAGTGGTCTTGGCGAGTCCTCACCTTGGCGACCACGTGGGTTGTCTTGTGTCCACGTCCTAAGCCCTGGTGCCTGGGAATGTGACCTTGTCTGG
Coding sequences:
- the LOC125088585 gene encoding uncharacterized protein LOC125088585, which gives rise to MDRRRPAASGKAPTDPGLLDSCLQVHPFLRQPCCELNPGPPCVRPTLPEQGRPREATEGVNETAELCVSRSWRPEGPDEGHQSFDLGLTRLRGSSSSLDYVCEDPISRQGHIPRHQGLGRGHKTTHVVAKVRTRQDHSRLRKKLLTWQLPTASRICTRKLRPAAPSPCGGRPPQTPTLRPTHTGSSGPLGDIPKETMTPEDIRPTRQERPITTTMRFRPWNPGLYNFSVWAERSNMASSAQGLLESTAPSPVTITSCMSTSGGHGVVLTWSCPQGGYEAFELQVGGQQDSQNRSSCRKRVSVWGLWPAQSYPAIVTTSGME